One window of the Anolis carolinensis isolate JA03-04 unplaced genomic scaffold, rAnoCar3.1.pri scaffold_17, whole genome shotgun sequence genome contains the following:
- the LOC134294557 gene encoding putative inactive cytochrome P450 2G1, whose product MTVYPILSTVLHDPTMFKSPNVFNPENFLDENGRFKKNDAFVPFSSGKRNCLGESLARMELFLFFTTILQSFQLKSLVPPEDIDLTPQKSGFTNIPPFCHLSVIPR is encoded by the exons ATGACAGTCTACCCAATACTCAGCACTGTCTTGCATGACCCCACAATGTTTAAAAGCCCCAATGTTTTCAACCCAGAAAACTTCTTGGATGAGAATGGACGCTTCAAGAAGAATGATGCCTTTGTGCCTTTCTCCTCAG ggAAACGGAACTGCTTGGGCGAATCCTTGGCCCGCATGgagcttttcctcttcttcaccaCCATCCTGCAGAGTTTCCAACTGAAGTCCCTTGTGCCTCCTGAAGATATTGACCTCACTCCTCAGAAAAGCGGTTTTACCAACATCCCGCCCTTTTGCCATCTCTCCGTCATCCCACGCTGA